One window from the genome of Nicotiana sylvestris chromosome 9, ASM39365v2, whole genome shotgun sequence encodes:
- the LOC104239013 gene encoding leucine-rich repeat receptor-like serine/threonine-protein kinase BAM1, with protein sequence MPNGEHVAVKRLPAMSRGSCHDHGFNAEIQTLGRIRHRHIVRLLGFCSNHETNLLVYEYMPNGSLREILHGKKGGHLNWDTRHKIVVEVAKGLCYLHHDCSPLILHCDVKSNNILLDSNFEAHVVNFGLAKFLQD encoded by the coding sequence ATGCCGAATGGAGAACATGTTGCCGTTAAAAGGTTACCGGCTATGAGCAGGGGTTCCTGTCATGATCATGGGTTCAATGCAGAGATACAGACTCTTGGGAGGATCAGACACAGGCACATTGTTAGGTTATTAGGATTTTGCTCGAATCATGAGACAAATCTATTGGTCTATGAGTACATGCCTAATGGGAGCCTTAGGGAAATTCTTCATGGCAAGAAAGGCGGTCATTTAAATTGGGATACCAGGCATAAGATAGTAGTGGAGGTCGCGAAGGGTCTTTGCTATCTCCATCACGATTGCTCTCCTTTGATCCTCCATTGTGATGTGAAATCAAACAATATTCTTCTGGACTCCAATTTTGAAGCGCATGTTGTTAATTTTGGACTTGCTAAGTTCTTGCAAGATTAA